The Vulpes vulpes isolate BD-2025 chromosome 10, VulVul3, whole genome shotgun sequence genome has a window encoding:
- the TMEM154 gene encoding transmembrane protein 154: MPGRAERRARGAALVCALLTALLPRSPAQEENMLVLESTNEDLLAQFYLPEEPEQSGDMPLEVDGREDFNTNATFPTVTTETLPANTSFIDFDDDADQLEFILMVLIPLILFALLFLSVIILVTRYRRKRAKQEPYSPGSQSALQTYELGSENIKVPIFEEDTPSVMEIEMEELDKWMNSMNRNADCECLPTLKEEKESNHNPSDSES, from the exons ATGCCGGGGCGCGCGGAGCGGAGGGCTCGGGGGGCCGCCCTCGTGTGCGCGCTGCTGACCGCGCTGCTGCCCCGCAGCCCGGCCCAGG aagaaaacatgCTGGTCCTGGAATCAACAAATGAAGACCTACTGGCCCAATTCt ATTTACCTGAGGAACCAGAACAGTCAGGGGATATGCCCCTGGAAGTGGATGGCAGAGAAGATTTTAATACTAATGCTACGTTTCCCACGGTGACCACAGAAACATTACCTGCAAATACAAGTTTTATCGACTTTGACGATGATGCAGATCAGTTAGAATTTATATTAATGGTGTTGATCCCACTGATTTTATTTGCCCTCCTATTTTTATCAGTGATAATCCTTGTAACACGCTATAGGAGAAAAAGAGCCAAACAAG AGCCGTATAGCCCAGGATCTCAGAGTGCCTTACAGACAT atgaACTGGGAAGTGAAAACATCAAAGT GCCCATTTTTGAGGAAGACACACCCTCTGTTATGGAAATCGAAATGGAAGAGCTTGACAAATGGATGAACAGCATGAACAGAAATG CGGACTGTGAATGTTTACCTActttaaaggaagagaaggaatcaAACCACAACCCAAG